Within Struthio camelus isolate bStrCam1 unplaced genomic scaffold, bStrCam1.hap1 HAP1_SCAFFOLD_110, whole genome shotgun sequence, the genomic segment GGTGGGACCCCAGGGGGATCATGGGAAGGGTGGATGAGAGCCCTAAACCATCACGAGAAGGTTGGTGGGACTGGTGGGATATGGTGGGAAGGGTTGGTGGGACCCCGGGAGGGTCATGGGGAGGTTGGTGGGACCCCAAGGGACCATGGAAAGGCTGGTGGGACCTCAGGGGATCATGGGAAGGGTTGGTGGGAGGCCCACGGGCTCATGGGGAGGCTGATGGGAGCCCTAAGCCATCACGAGAAGGGTGGTGGGACTGTTGGGACACGGTGGGTGGGTTGGCGGGAGCCCTCAGGTGTCCCAGGAAGGTTGGTGGGACCCCAAGGGACCACGGGGAGGCTGGCGGGAGCCGGGCGGATGCCAGCCCCGGTGCATGATGGGCCGCGGCAGTTCGACGTGGACAAGGAGGCGGGCGAGCGGCAGATCTACCACCGCTACTGCCTGGAGCGGGCGGCCGCCCACTGCGCCCACGTCCTCACCACCGTGTCCCACGTCACCGCCACCGAGGCCGAGCACCTGCTCAAGCGGCGCCCTGGTAAGGCCCCCtggttttgggggtggaggggggacccaggcgtccgggcgccgctcgacccctcctcctcctcctcctcctcctcgtcttccTCCAGACCTGGTGACGCCCAACGGGCTCAACGTGCGCAAGTTCTCGGCCATGCACGAGTTCCAGAACCTGCACGCCCAGAGCAAGGCCCGCGTGCAGGAGTTCGTCCGCGGCCACTTCTACgggtcaggggcccaggcgtccgggagggacccaggcatctggggggcccaggcgtccgggagggacccaggcgtccgggagggacctaGGTGGCCAAGGGGGACTGAGGTGTCCAggggaacccaggtgtccaggagacCCAGGTGTCTGGTAGCACTTAGGTatctgggagggacccaggcgtccgggagggacccaggcatctgggaggggcccaggtggccaagggggacccaggtgtccgggagacccaggtgtccgagaggggcccaggcatccgggaggggacCCAGTCGTCCAGGAAGACTCAgatgtccaggaggggcccaggcgtgcagggggacccaggcgtccgggaggggcccaggcgtccaggagggacccaggtgtccggcaggggcccaggcggccgggccggggagctgaggggcgggcggcgggcggccggggcgttGGGGGCCATCGGGCCGCGTCCCCCCAGGCACCTCGACTTCGACCTGGACAAGACGCTCTTCTTCTTCATCGCCGGCCGCTACGAGTTCTCCAACAAGGGAGCCGACGTCTTCCTCGAGGCGCTGGCCCGGCTCAACTACCTGCTGcgggtgcggggcgggggggacgtggggggacatggggggggtgggggacgtggtgggacatgggACACATGGTGGGGCATGGGGGGTCATGGGGCACATggaggggacatggagggtcatgggggGTCAtatgggacatggggggacatggagggttatggggggtcatgggggacatggagggtcatggggggtcatgggggacatggggggacatggagggtcatggggggtcatgggggacatggagggaacATGGAGGGTCAtcgggggacatggagggtcatgggggacatggtgggacatgagggacatggtgggacatgatgggacatggtgggacatgatgggacatggagggtcatggggggacatggtgggacatgggggacatggggggtcatgggacatgggacatggagggacatgatgggacatggagggtcatggcgggacgtggagggacatggggggttatgggacatggggggacatggagggacatgatgggacatggagggacatggggggacgtgaagggtcatggggggacatggagggacatggagggtcatggggggacatggacgGTCATGGGGGatcatgggggacatggagggtcatggggggacatgggggaacatggagggtcatgggggacatggggggacatgggggaacatggagggtcatgggggacatggagggacatggggggacatgggggaacatggagggtcatgggggacatggagggaaaTGGGGAtcatgggacatggggggacatggagggacatggtgggacatggagggacatggtgggacgTGAAGGGTCataggggacatggagggacatggagggtcatAGGGGgcatggggggtcatggggggacatggagggtcatgggggggtcatgggggacatggagggacatgggggaacatggagggtcatgggggacatggagggacatggagggacatgggggaacatggagggtcatgggggacatggggggacatggagggtcatgggggacatggggggacatggagggacctGGGGGAACAGGGAGGGTCATGGAGgaacatggtgggacatggagggtcacgggggacatggaggaacatgggGGGACTTGGACATGGAGAACGTGAAGGGACGTGGAGGACACGGGGGGACTCGGTGGTGACACGCGGTGACCCCGGTgtccctcgtccccccccccccggcaggtcAACGGCAGCGAGACGACGGTCGTCGCCTTCTTCATCATGCCGGCCCGGACCAACAACTTCAACGTGGAGACGCTCAAGGGCCAGGCCGTGCGCAAGCAGCTCTggtgagggccccggcgtccgggaggggcccaggcgtccgggaggggcccggCCGTCCCGGCTTGACCTTCTTCCCCGCAGGGACACGGCCAACACGGTGAAGGAGAAGTTCGGCAAGAAGCTCTACGAGTCGCTGCTGGTGtaagcgcccggacgcctgggtccctggcgGCGAGGGGCCGCCTCGgccgtccccggacgcctgggcccctcggcggcggcgctgtGACGGGTCCCGACGCCTCGTCCCCAGGGGGAACCTGCCCGACATGAACAAGATGTTGGACCGCGAGGACTTCACCATGATGAAACGGGCCATCTTCGCCACCCAGgtaggctccccggacgcctgggcccctccggcgcccggacacctgggtcccttctggcgcccggacgcctgggccctttctggcacccggacgcctgggtcccttccggcacccggacgcctgggtcccttctggcacccggacgcctgggccctttctggcacccggacgcctgggtcccttccggagcccggacacctgggtcccttctggcgcccggacgcctgggccctttctggCACCCGGACGCCTAGGTCCCTTccggcacccggacacctgggtcccttccggcacccggacgcctgggtcccttctggcacccggacgcctgggttccttctggcacccggacacctgggccctttctggcacccggacacctggttcccttctggcacccggacgcctgggccctttctggcacccggacgcctgggtcccttctggcacccggacgcctgggccctttctggcgcccggacgcctgggtcccttctggcacccggacgcctgggtcctttctggcgcccggacgcctgggccctttctggcacccggacgcctgggtcccttctggcacccggacgcctgggttctttttggcacccggacacctgggtcctttctggtgcccggacgcctgggtcccttccggcacccggacgcctgggccccccagggtCAGGCTCGGGGGGTTGGCGAGGgcgcacccggacgcctgggccccccagggtCAGGCTCGGGGGGTTGGCATGGGctcactcggacgcctgggcccctctggccgcctgggccccccagggtCAGGCTCGGGGGGTTGGCGCgggcgcccccggacgcctgggccctcccggacgcctgggcccccgcagcGGCAGTCCTTCCCGCCCGTGTGCACCCACAACATGCTGGACGACGCCACGGACCCGATCCTGACCACCATCCGCCGCGTCGGCCTCTTCAACAGCAGCAGCGACCGCGTCAAGGtgccggggggtccgggggggtctgggggggtcctggggggtattGGAGGGGTCAAAGGCATATTGGGGGACTCtggggagggtcctggggggctcctgGGAGGTAttgggggatcctgggggggtcctggggggctccagggggtattggggggttctggggggcttggggggatATTGAGGGGATCAAGGGAGATATTGGGGGGCTctgtggggtcctggggggctccagggggtattggggggatcaagggggatattggggggctctggggggtcctggggggctccagggggtattggggggatcaagggggatattggggggtcctgggggggctcagggggggattggggggctctgggggtgttttggggggcctCTGGGGGATATTGGGAGGGATCAAGGGGAGGATTGGGGGGTCaaggggggatattggggggctCTGGGTGGgattgggggggttggggggataTTGGGGAGCTCTGGGGGGCTCCAGAAGGGATactggggggatattgggggcttggaggggtctgggggggctcaggggacTCTGGAGGGATATTGGGGGGCTcaggagggtcctgggggggatcttgggggtcctggggggctcagggTGGTCCAAGGGGGTTCGGGGGATCTTGGGGGGCCTTTGGGGGGGatcttgggggtcctggggggctcagggtggtccaagggggtcctgggggtcttggggggcctTTAGGGGGatcttgggggtcctggggggctcagggtggtccaagggggtcctgggggtcttggggggcctTTAGGGGGatcttgggggtcctgggggggctcagggTGGTCCAAGGGGGTCCCAGGGATcttaggggtcctgggggggctccaggAGAGATTTGGGGGactctggggggtcctgggggggtcagggaggggtttgggggtgcccAGGGGGGCGGTGGGTTTCGGGGGTCCCCAGtgacgtgtccccccccccagatcaTCTTCCACCCCGAGTTCCTGTCGTCGACCAGCCCGCTGCTGCCCGTCGACTACGAGGAGTTCGTGCGCGGCTGCCACCTCGGCGTCTTCCCCTCCTACTACGAGCCCTGGGGCTACACCCCCGgtgagccccggacgcctgggcccctcggccgcctgggcccccctcggcccgcacgcctgggcccctcggccgcctgggcccccctcagcccgcacgcctgggcccccctcggcccggacacctgggcccctcggccgcctgggcccccctcggcccgcacgcctgggcccctcggacgcctgggcccccctcggcccgcacgcctgggccccccggccgcctgggcccccctcagcccggacacctgggcccctcggccgcctgggcccccctcggcccgcacgcctgggcccccctcggcccggacacctgggcccctcggccgcctgggcccccctcggcctgcacgcctgggcccctcggacacctgggcccccctcaGCCCGcaggcctgggcccctcggacacctgggcccccctcggCCCACACGCCTGGCCACCctggcccggacacctgggcccctcagacACCTGGACCCCCCTCGGCCtgcacgcctgggtccctcggacacctgggccccttggacacctgggcccacctggcccggacacctgggcccctcggacacctgggcccacctggcccgaacgcctgggccccccttggcccggacacctgggccccttggacacctgggccccccttggcccggacacctgggccccctgcccaCCTGGCCCCTCTCAGCCCGggtgcctgggcccctcggacgcctgggtcccatcccacccccggacacctgggccctcccggacacctgggccccctgcgaggggaaagggggatgccggacgcctgggccctcccggacacctgggccccctggggaaagggggaatgccggacgcctgggccctcccggacgcctgggcccccggctgacgccccccccccagccgagTGCACCGTCATGGGCATCCCCAGCGTCTCCACCAACCTCTCGGGCTTCGGCTGCTTCATGGAGGAGCACATCGCCGACCCCTCGGCCTACGgtgagccccggacgcctgggcccccggcatGCCTGGGTGCCCTCGGTGGGGGgaggttcccggacgcctgggcccctggggggggggagttcccGGCCCCTgagctccccggacgcctgggtcccctggggaggttcccggacacctgggccccccggacacctgggccccccctgccccggatgcctgggtccaaccccggacacctgggccccctggacacctgggtgccCTGGGTAGGGGGGTGGtgttcctggacacctgggcccttccccggacgcctgggcccccccggacacctgggcccccccggccgcctggcccccccccagacacctgggtcccccggacgcctgggccccccccggacacctggatccccccagacacctggaccccccccccggacacctgggccccccccggccgcctgggtccccccggacacctggcccCCCctggccgcctgggccccccccggacacctgagtcccccggacacctgggtccccccggacacctgggcagcccctggacacctgggccccccccccggacacctgggtcccccagaCACCTGGATCCCCCCGGGATGCCTGggttcccccggacgcctggcccccccccggccgcctgggccccccggacacctgggcccccccgggatGCCCgggccccctggacacctgggcccccccggccgcctggcccccccccggacacctgggtcccccggacgcctgggccccccccagacacctgggccccccccagacacctggccCTCCCCTCGGCCACCTGGgtccccccagacacctgggtccccctggatgcctggccccccccccggccgcctgggcccccccggacacctgggccccccggacacctggatccccccggccgcctgggcccccccccggccacctggcccccccccggccgcctgggcccccccgcgggcgggccggccggctgACGGGCGGCACGCAGGCATCTACATCGTGGACCGGCGCTTCCGGGGCCCGGACGAGTCGTGCGCCCAGCTCACCGCCTTCCTCTACGGCTTCTGCCAgcagagccggcggcagcgcATCGTGCAGCGCAACCGCACCGAGCGCCTCTCCGACCTCCTCGACTGGAAGTACCTGGGCCGGGTGagccccccggggcgcccccgcggggggggggggggctggggggcgtcCTGGGGCTCCCAGGGGGGCTCCcagggggcccgggggggtcctaggggtccttgggggggtccagggggtccTAGGTGGGTCCTAGGGAGCTCTAGGGGTCCCTTGGGGGcatcctgggggtcc encodes:
- the GYS1 gene encoding glycogen [starch] synthase, muscle codes for the protein MPLARSVSVSSLPGLEDWATGESLDNVVLFEVAWEVANKVGGIYTVLQTKARVTADEWGDGYFLVGPYVEQSVRTQVELLEPPSAALRRTLAAMNAQGCKVHFGRWLIEGSPAVVLLDVAATAWSLERWKAELWESCAIGVPWYDREANDAVLFGFLTAWFLGEFAAQSEAERPFIVGHFHEWLAGLGLVLSRARRLPVATVFTTHATLLGRYLCAASVDFYNNLEHFDVDKEAGERQIYHRYCLERAAAHCAHVLTTVSHVTATEAEHLLKRRPDLVTPNGLNVRKFSAMHEFQNLHAQSKARVQEFVRGHFYGHLDFDLDKTLFFFIAGRYEFSNKGADVFLEALARLNYLLRVNGSETTVVAFFIMPARTNNFNVETLKGQAVRKQLWDTANTVKEKFGKKLYESLLVGNLPDMNKMLDREDFTMMKRAIFATQRQSFPPVCTHNMLDDATDPILTTIRRVGLFNSSSDRVKIIFHPEFLSSTSPLLPVDYEEFVRGCHLGVFPSYYEPWGYTPAECTVMGIPSVSTNLSGFGCFMEEHIADPSAYGIYIVDRRFRGPDESCAQLTAFLYGFCQQSRRQRIVQRNRTERLSDLLDWKYLGRYYTLARRMALARAFPESFSYEPPEQAGPPGFRFPRPASVPPSPAASRHSSPRHSETEEDERYDEEAEAARDRANIRRPHGDGPPPHGD